A genome region from Pseudomonas sp. N3-W includes the following:
- a CDS encoding ParB-like protein: MPRAHPQLISAKLEKLRPTQLTVGLAEVAAKRLEWKKLKRKERAAAIDHHWFPSVLGPDGDYYIVDHHHFGLALLQEEVKRVSLLVLKDLSFVDPVTFWNVMNFNQWAHPYDSRGARRSFEAIPKRIVDLQDDPYRSLAGFLRQAGGYAKDATPYSEFLWADFFRSRIASDLINDQGPKLQAKAMGLARSQEARYLPGWVGPIVN; the protein is encoded by the coding sequence ATGCCCCGTGCCCACCCGCAATTGATCAGCGCCAAACTGGAAAAACTTCGGCCCACGCAACTCACGGTCGGCCTGGCCGAGGTGGCGGCCAAGCGTCTGGAGTGGAAGAAGCTCAAGCGCAAAGAGCGTGCTGCGGCGATTGATCATCACTGGTTTCCCAGTGTGTTGGGGCCGGACGGCGACTACTACATCGTCGATCATCACCACTTTGGCCTTGCGTTGCTGCAAGAAGAGGTCAAGCGCGTTTCGCTGCTGGTGCTCAAGGACCTGTCGTTTGTCGACCCGGTGACGTTCTGGAATGTGATGAACTTCAACCAGTGGGCCCACCCGTACGACAGTCGGGGCGCCAGGCGTTCCTTCGAGGCCATTCCCAAACGCATCGTCGACCTGCAGGACGATCCCTATCGCAGCCTCGCCGGGTTCCTGCGCCAGGCCGGTGGCTACGCCAAGGATGCCACGCCCTACAGCGAGTTCCTGTGGGCGGACTTCTTTCGCAGTCGCATCGCCAGCGACCTGATCAACGACCAGGGGCCAAAATTGCAGGCCAAAGCCATGGGCCTGGCCCGCAGTCAGGAGGCTCGGTATCTGCCGGGCTGGGTGGGGCCGATTGTCAACTGA
- a CDS encoding SulP family inorganic anion transporter, translating to MSTEPSSVAVSSRPEAPNRWQDLLAGLSIAGLLLPEAVAYSSIAALPPQAGVIALFAGLLCYALMGTSRFAIVSATSSSAAVLAAATASLAGGDASLRLTLAVALVLVTGALFLIAGLLKLGSVTSFIAKPVLRGFAFGLAVTIILKQVASVVDVHLTDINLIRFLPQLLEQWPQWNRVGALVAAVALLVLMLCARFRRVPGGLLVVALGIVASHWLNLPAYGVQLIGVIDLSLEMPRLPLLPFADWLRLGELAFAMVMILYAESYGSISSFALKHGDRVSSNRDLLALGASNLLSGLFHGMPAGAGYSATSANEAAGATSKLAGIVAAAVVLLIVLTVLPYIALTPEPVLAAIVIHALGRGLSLQPLGRYFIWRRDRVLVICAVAAVLVLGVLDGLLVAVAISVVLMLKQMSSADIQVLGQMGSGHDYVDVQRHPDARQIPDVLIVRPGEALFFANVERILGGALRLARHASPPVHTIILSLEESPDLDGTSIEALEAFFLQVRAEDKLLILARLKHEAQSVLLKLPEQEREQVVFSDLSVDGAVQVALKSHTV from the coding sequence TTGTCAACTGAGCCGTCGAGCGTCGCCGTCTCTTCTCGCCCCGAAGCACCCAACCGCTGGCAAGACCTGCTGGCCGGGTTATCGATTGCCGGGCTGTTGCTGCCTGAAGCGGTGGCTTATTCGAGCATTGCCGCGTTGCCGCCACAGGCCGGGGTGATCGCGCTGTTTGCCGGGTTGTTGTGCTACGCGCTGATGGGCACCAGCCGTTTTGCGATTGTCTCGGCAACCTCGTCTTCGGCGGCGGTACTGGCGGCTGCCACGGCCTCACTGGCCGGCGGTGACGCGTCTTTGCGCCTGACTCTGGCTGTCGCGCTGGTGCTGGTCACCGGGGCGCTGTTCCTGATCGCGGGGCTGCTCAAGCTGGGCAGCGTGACGTCATTCATTGCCAAGCCGGTGTTGCGTGGTTTTGCCTTCGGCCTGGCAGTGACCATCATCCTCAAGCAGGTGGCGAGCGTGGTTGATGTTCACCTGACGGACATCAACCTGATCCGTTTTCTGCCACAGCTGCTGGAGCAGTGGCCGCAGTGGAACCGGGTTGGCGCGCTGGTGGCTGCGGTGGCGTTGCTGGTGCTCATGCTGTGTGCCCGTTTTCGCCGCGTGCCTGGTGGCCTGTTGGTGGTGGCGCTGGGCATTGTCGCCAGCCACTGGCTGAACCTGCCAGCTTATGGCGTGCAACTGATCGGGGTGATTGACCTGAGCCTGGAAATGCCGCGTCTGCCGCTGCTGCCGTTTGCCGACTGGCTGCGCCTGGGCGAACTGGCGTTTGCCATGGTGATGATTCTGTATGCCGAGTCTTATGGATCGATCAGTTCGTTTGCCCTGAAACATGGCGACCGGGTGTCGTCGAATCGCGATTTGCTGGCACTGGGTGCGTCGAATCTGTTGTCCGGTCTGTTCCATGGCATGCCGGCCGGTGCTGGCTATTCTGCTACCTCAGCCAACGAGGCGGCGGGCGCGACCTCGAAGCTGGCGGGCATCGTGGCGGCGGCGGTGGTGTTGCTCATCGTGTTGACGGTGCTGCCATATATCGCCCTGACGCCGGAACCGGTACTGGCTGCCATCGTCATTCATGCACTGGGCCGTGGCTTGAGTTTGCAGCCGCTGGGCCGCTATTTCATCTGGCGTCGTGACCGGGTGCTGGTGATCTGCGCAGTGGCGGCGGTGTTGGTGTTGGGGGTGTTGGACGGCTTGCTGGTGGCGGTGGCGATCAGTGTGGTGCTGATGCTCAAGCAGATGTCGTCGGCGGACATCCAAGTGTTGGGACAGATGGGCAGCGGTCATGACTATGTCGATGTACAACGCCATCCGGATGCCCGACAGATTCCCGATGTGCTGATTGTACGGCCCGGCGAGGCGTTGTTTTTCGCCAACGTGGAACGCATTCTCGGTGGTGCCCTGCGGCTGGCCCGGCATGCTTCGCCGCCGGTGCACACCATCATTCTCAGCCTGGAAGAATCGCCTGATCTGGACGGCACCAGCATTGAAGCGCTGGAGGCGTTTTTCCTGCAGGTGCGGGCCGAGGACAAACTGCTGATCCTGGCGCGACTCAAGCATGAGGCGCAGAGCGTGCTGTTGAAGTTGCCGGAGCAGGAGAGGGAGCAGGTGGTGTTCAGCGATTTGAGTGTGGATGGAGCGGTGCAAGTGGCACTCAAGTCGCACACTGTCTGA